One segment of Solanum stenotomum isolate F172 chromosome 1, ASM1918654v1, whole genome shotgun sequence DNA contains the following:
- the LOC125850701 gene encoding uncharacterized protein LOC125850701, which translates to MAFIRARQIMDAMLIANEAIDSRVSQKKPGILCKLDIKKAYDHVNWDFILSMLRQMGYCSRWISWIKFCISTVKFLVLINRSPEGFFRAYRGIRQGDLLSPFLLIIAMEGLNNMLKIVKTTRIIQGFEVSKVVGNSMEITHLQYADDTLIFCGAEEEQLLILRLILVYFEAISGLHINWNKSHLYPINVVPNMEHLSQTLGGVIGTLPSVYLGMPLGVKSGAIDIWNPILQKCEKKLERWRS; encoded by the coding sequence ATGGCTTTTATCAGAGCCAGACAGATAATGGATGCAATGCTTATAGCTAATGAAGCAATTGATTCTAGAGTGTCCCAGAAGAAACCTGGTATACTATGCAAACTTGATATTAAGAAAGCATATGACCATGTGAATTGGGATTTCATTTTAAGTATGCTGAGACAAATGGGATATTGTAGCAGATGGATCAGTTGGATAAAGTTTTGTATTTCAACTGTTAAGTTTTTAGTACTCATCAATAGGTCTCCTGAAGGCTTTTTCCGTGCATACAGAGGAATCAGGCAAGGGGATCTCTTATCACCCTTCCTGCTCATCATAGCTATGGAGGGGCTTAACAATATGTTGAAGATAGTCAAGACAACAAGAATAATACAGGGATTTGAAGTCAGTAAGGTTGTTGGGAATAGTATGGAGATCACACACCTACAGTATGCTGATGATACACTAATTTTTTGTGGGGCTGAGGAGGAGCAATTGCTGATTTTGAGACTTATACTAGTCTACTTTGAAGCTATATCTGGACTAcatataaattggaacaaaaGCCATTTGTATCCAATTAATGTGGTTCCGAATATGGAACACCTCTCACAAACCTTGGGAGGAGTGATAGGTACTCTGCCATCAGTATACTTGGGCATGCCTTTGGGGGTAAAGTCTGGAGCCATAGACATTTGGAACCCAATATTGCAGAAATGTGAAAAGAAACTAGAAAGATGGAGATCATAA